Proteins from one Candidatus Marinimicrobia bacterium CG08_land_8_20_14_0_20_45_22 genomic window:
- the pgk gene encoding phosphoglycerate kinase, which yields MARLTIDDLKVEGKRVLIRVDFNVPLDKSQNITDDFRIRAALPTIQKLLAGGARVILMSHLGRPKGKKTPEFSLKPVAERLQKYLRNKVYFSPDCIGIEVKSLVNSLQNGEVLLLENLRFYAEEEKNDPDFSAKLADLADIYVNDAFGTSHRAHASTAGICQYIPQRAAGYLLEKELHYLHDYLENPAKPYTAVLGGAKVTGKIEIIERLFGKVDNILIGGGMAYTFLKALGYEIGKSLLEVDKIALAKEILEKAKKFGCQIILPKDVVIADEVSETASCEVVSIDKIPEDKMGVDIGPETSVIFSEVIEKSKTVLWNGPVGVFEMKKFSTGTETIARKLAEITKKGAVTVVGGGDSASAMEKFGLMDKVTHVSTGGGASLELLSGMELIPVTLISNK from the coding sequence ATGGCAAGATTGACAATTGATGATCTCAAAGTAGAAGGCAAGCGGGTGTTGATCCGCGTCGATTTCAACGTTCCGTTGGACAAGAGTCAGAACATTACAGACGATTTCCGAATTCGGGCGGCTTTACCGACGATCCAAAAGTTGCTCGCCGGTGGTGCGCGGGTTATTTTGATGTCGCATCTCGGCAGACCGAAAGGGAAAAAAACGCCGGAATTTAGTCTAAAACCCGTCGCGGAACGCCTTCAGAAATATCTCAGAAACAAAGTGTATTTTTCGCCGGACTGCATCGGCATCGAAGTGAAAAGTTTGGTTAATTCGCTTCAAAACGGCGAAGTCCTGCTTTTGGAAAACCTTCGTTTTTATGCCGAAGAGGAGAAAAACGACCCCGATTTTTCCGCAAAACTTGCTGATCTGGCTGACATCTACGTCAACGACGCTTTTGGAACAAGTCACCGGGCGCATGCTTCGACGGCTGGGATTTGCCAGTATATTCCGCAAAGAGCCGCCGGATATTTATTAGAGAAGGAATTGCATTATCTTCATGATTATCTGGAAAATCCAGCGAAACCCTATACTGCGGTTTTGGGCGGTGCGAAAGTGACTGGAAAGATCGAAATCATCGAACGGTTGTTTGGGAAGGTGGATAACATCCTGATCGGTGGCGGAATGGCATACACTTTTCTAAAAGCGCTGGGTTATGAGATCGGGAAATCGCTTCTTGAAGTAGATAAAATTGCGTTAGCAAAAGAGATACTCGAAAAAGCAAAAAAGTTCGGTTGTCAGATTATTCTTCCAAAGGATGTCGTGATTGCGGATGAGGTAAGTGAAACTGCTTCCTGCGAAGTCGTTTCGATTGATAAAATTCCAGAAGACAAGATGGGAGTTGACATTGGACCTGAGACTTCGGTTATATTTTCGGAAGTCATCGAAAAGAGCAAGACCGTTTTATGGAATGGTCCAGTTGGGGTCTTCGAAATGAAGAAATTTTCCACCGGAACCGAAACTATCGCTCGCAAATTGGCTGAGATTACTAAAAAAGGCGCTGTTACCGTTGTTGGCGGCGGAGATTCTGCTTCAGCGATGGAGAAATTCGGATTGATGGATAAAGTAACGCATGTTTCTACTGGCGGAGGCGCTTCGCTCGAACTTTTAAGTGGTATGGAACTGATTCCGGTAACATTAATTTCAAACAAATAA
- a CDS encoding triose-phosphate isomerase → MKKYIVAANWKMNKDVQSSADFAVILSKNLLKLKRTDVILCPPFTSLFHISEMLKITSLKLGGQNMYFEKSGAFTGEISGSMLKSAGCQYVILGHSERRHIFNESDELIQKKMTAALEIGLKPILCLGEKLEERQAGATHNVLERQFKGAFSAVSDDQLKSCVIAYEPVWAIGTGIVATPEQASEAHQFIRQLLKNQYGSENAGTMTILYGGSVKPSNAKTLIEAKDIDGFLVGGASLVEQDFVGISEIVERYLVEKEK, encoded by the coding sequence ATGAAAAAATATATTGTCGCAGCAAACTGGAAAATGAATAAAGATGTTCAATCTTCAGCCGATTTTGCCGTTATCTTGTCGAAAAACCTGTTGAAACTTAAGCGAACTGATGTTATATTATGCCCGCCATTTACGTCGCTTTTTCACATCAGTGAAATGTTAAAGATCACTTCCTTAAAACTCGGCGGTCAGAATATGTATTTCGAGAAATCCGGTGCATTCACTGGGGAAATTTCCGGAAGCATGTTGAAATCTGCAGGATGTCAATACGTGATTTTAGGGCATTCCGAAAGGCGTCATATCTTCAATGAATCCGACGAGTTGATTCAAAAGAAAATGACAGCCGCGCTGGAGATCGGGCTAAAACCCATTCTTTGTTTGGGCGAAAAACTCGAAGAACGTCAAGCGGGTGCGACACATAACGTGCTTGAAAGACAGTTTAAAGGTGCGTTCTCGGCCGTTTCGGACGACCAACTGAAGTCTTGTGTGATCGCCTATGAACCCGTTTGGGCAATCGGAACCGGAATTGTTGCAACTCCGGAACAAGCCTCGGAAGCGCATCAGTTTATCCGCCAATTGCTGAAAAATCAGTATGGTTCAGAGAATGCAGGAACGATGACGATTCTGTACGGTGGAAGTGTCAAACCGTCTAATGCGAAAACCTTAATTGAGGCAAAGGATATTGACGGTTTTTTAGTCGGCGGCGCAAGTTTGGTGGAACAGGATTTTGTCGGAATTTCCGAGATTGTTGAAAGATATTTAGTAGAGAAGGAGAAATAG
- the secG gene encoding preprotein translocase subunit SecG encodes MFSREGEIVYTLFIVIFVIVSILLTLAILMQSSKGDALSGTFGSFGGSGSLFGGRGAVTFLSKVTTGLAVAFMVLSVLISFLSIPKGEPTSIIKQEADRKTVPSATLSVPQGSMEQGEAPVTPTGN; translated from the coding sequence ATATTTAGTAGAGAAGGAGAAATAGTGTATACCCTTTTTATTGTCATTTTTGTTATTGTTTCGATTTTACTGACATTAGCGATTTTGATGCAATCCAGCAAAGGAGATGCTCTTTCTGGAACGTTTGGAAGTTTCGGCGGCTCAGGGTCTTTGTTCGGCGGTCGTGGAGCCGTAACGTTTTTATCGAAAGTGACAACAGGTCTGGCCGTTGCGTTTATGGTTCTTTCAGTCCTGATCAGTTTTCTATCGATTCCAAAAGGCGAACCAACCAGCATCATCAAACAGGAAGCGGATAGAAAAACCGTTCCCTCTGCCACTCTCTCAGTTCCTCAGGGTAGTATGGAGCAAGGAGAAGCGCCTGTGACACCGACCGGGAATTAA